One genomic segment of Microtus ochrogaster isolate Prairie Vole_2 linkage group LG8, MicOch1.0, whole genome shotgun sequence includes these proteins:
- the Tp53tg5 gene encoding TP53-target gene 5 protein isoform X1, whose amino-acid sequence MQGVSFYASSPSLPFSQMQDEKLQDKINQPVSKLIERNRLKMVLKNLSLLKLLKSSNDRIRELHSLARRCWNLIIRVPKILQISSGDNNVKVKQKNEELQDVLALVKKPESRKAESIEKPNENTSEEWKPTEGSKGSPAAASRRKKQAKPKVPKIAKNHGLLTRAQKRKPYVKEPRIVFLKIYNHRTPKMNMKPLDETDQLVWFEGLPTRIHPPGRRIMCRSSALRHVKRPCTRFCSVSL is encoded by the exons ATGCAAGGGGTTTCCTTCTATGCtagctctccctctcttcctttctctcagatgCAAGATGAGAAACTGCAGGACAAGATAAATCAGCCTGTCAGCAAACTAATTGAGCGGAACCGACTTAAAATG GTATTAAAAAACTTGTCCCTCTTGAAGTTACTCAAGAGTTCAAATGACCGGATCCGAGAACTGCATAGCCTGGCCAGAAGGTGTTGGAATTTAATAATCAGAGTTCCAAAGATCCTCCAAATCTCCTCTGG GGATAACAACGTGAAAGtgaaacaaaagaatgaagagcTGCAAGACGTTCTGGCCCTGGTGAAGAAACCGGAATCCAGGAAAGCAGAGTCCATAGAGAAACCTAATGAAAACACGTCAGAGGAGTGGAAGCCCACGGAAGGGTCAAAGGGGTCACCCGCAGCAGCGTCACGGAGAAAAAAGCAGGCAAAGCCTAAAGTCCCCAAGATAGCAAAGAATCATGGCTTGCTTaccagagcccagaagaggaaaCCATATGTTAAGGAGCCCCGAATTGTCTTCCTGAAGATCTACAATCACAGAACTCCCAAGATGAACATGAAACCACTGGATGAAACTGACCAGTTGGTCTGGTTTGAGGGGCTTCCCACACGCATCCACCCCCCAGGGCGCCGGATCATGTGCAGATCATCTGCCTTACGCCACGTCAAGCGCCCCTGTACCCGGTTCTGCTCGGTGTCACTTTGA
- the Tp53tg5 gene encoding TP53-target gene 5 protein isoform X2, with amino-acid sequence MNPSTNKRPKNGVVSKMQDEKLQDKINQPVSKLIERNRLKMVLKNLSLLKLLKSSNDRIRELHSLARRCWNLIIRVPKILQISSGDNNVKVKQKNEELQDVLALVKKPESRKAESIEKPNENTSEEWKPTEGSKGSPAAASRRKKQAKPKVPKIAKNHGLLTRAQKRKPYVKEPRIVFLKIYNHRTPKMNMKPLDETDQLVWFEGLPTRIHPPGRRIMCRSSALRHVKRPCTRFCSVSL; translated from the exons ATGAATCCATCTACAAACAAGAGGCCCAAGAATGGAGTGGTTTCCAAG atgCAAGATGAGAAACTGCAGGACAAGATAAATCAGCCTGTCAGCAAACTAATTGAGCGGAACCGACTTAAAATG GTATTAAAAAACTTGTCCCTCTTGAAGTTACTCAAGAGTTCAAATGACCGGATCCGAGAACTGCATAGCCTGGCCAGAAGGTGTTGGAATTTAATAATCAGAGTTCCAAAGATCCTCCAAATCTCCTCTGG GGATAACAACGTGAAAGtgaaacaaaagaatgaagagcTGCAAGACGTTCTGGCCCTGGTGAAGAAACCGGAATCCAGGAAAGCAGAGTCCATAGAGAAACCTAATGAAAACACGTCAGAGGAGTGGAAGCCCACGGAAGGGTCAAAGGGGTCACCCGCAGCAGCGTCACGGAGAAAAAAGCAGGCAAAGCCTAAAGTCCCCAAGATAGCAAAGAATCATGGCTTGCTTaccagagcccagaagaggaaaCCATATGTTAAGGAGCCCCGAATTGTCTTCCTGAAGATCTACAATCACAGAACTCCCAAGATGAACATGAAACCACTGGATGAAACTGACCAGTTGGTCTGGTTTGAGGGGCTTCCCACACGCATCCACCCCCCAGGGCGCCGGATCATGTGCAGATCATCTGCCTTACGCCACGTCAAGCGCCCCTGTACCCGGTTCTGCTCGGTGTCACTTTGA
- the Dbndd2 gene encoding dysbindin domain-containing protein 2 isoform X1, translated as MRAGTFRPPRKSGSRRSEGLPAAAGTECPPHPHFRLPPLPRSRLPGPPVPREPRRHSPTRPALLAPTPPPPLVGSASSEPAGRGRCSTYGRVNNYLAAGLSSAAPGGQSLQPGADMDPNPRAALERQQLRLRERQKFFEDILQPETEFVFPLSHLHLESQRPPIGSISSMEVNVDTLEQVEFIDLADQDGADVFLPCEDSPPTPQMSGVDSHPEELSLPVPTPDRTTSRTSSLSSDSSNLRSPNPSEGGADTPLAQSDEEDGGDGGAEPGPCS; from the exons ATGCGTGCGGGAACTTTTCGCCCGCCCCGCAAGTCCGGGTCGCGGCGTTCGGAGGGGCTCCCGGCCGCCGCCGGCACCGAGTgcccgccccacccccacttccGCCTCCCGCCTCTTCCTCGTTCCCGACTCCCAGGGCCGCCGGTCCCCAGGGAGCCCCGCAGGCATAGCCCCACCCGGCCGGCGCTGCTGGCTCCCACGCCCCCGCCGCCGCTTGTCGGGAGCGCTTCCAGTGAGCCAGCGGGGCGCGGGCGCTGCAG TACCTATGGTCGCGTAAACAACTACCTAGCAGCAGGTCTCAGCTCCGCGGCCCCTGGTGGGCAATCTCTTCAACCTG GGGCTGACATGGACCCAAATCCACGAGCAGCCTTGGAACGCCAGCAGCTACGTCTCAGGGAGCGGCAGAAATTCTTCGAAGACATTTTGCAGCCAGAGACAGAGTTTGTTTTCCCCTTGTCCCATCTGCATCTCGAGTCCCAAAGAC CCCCCATAGGTAGCATCTCGTCTATGGAAGTGAATGTGGACACACTGGAGCAGGTGGAATTTATTGACCTTGCCGATCAAGATGGAGCAGATGTGTTCTTGCCTTGTGAGGACTCTCCACCAACCCCCCAGATGTCTG GAGTGGACAGCCATCCAGAGGAGCTGAGCCTGCCGGTACCCACGCCAGACAGGACTACATCCCGGacctcctccttgtcctctgaCTCATCCAATCTGCGCAGTCCAAATCCAAGTGAAGGGGGAGCAGACACCCCCTTGGCACAGTCAGATGAGGAGGATGGGGGTGATGGAGGGGCAGAGCCTGGACCCTGCAGCTAG
- the Dbndd2 gene encoding dysbindin domain-containing protein 2 isoform X2, producing MDPNPRAALERQQLRLRERQKFFEDILQPETEFVFPLSHLHLESQRPPIGSISSMEVNVDTLEQVEFIDLADQDGADVFLPCEDSPPTPQMSGVDSHPEELSLPVPTPDRTTSRTSSLSSDSSNLRSPNPSEGGADTPLAQSDEEDGGDGGAEPGPCS from the exons ATGGACCCAAATCCACGAGCAGCCTTGGAACGCCAGCAGCTACGTCTCAGGGAGCGGCAGAAATTCTTCGAAGACATTTTGCAGCCAGAGACAGAGTTTGTTTTCCCCTTGTCCCATCTGCATCTCGAGTCCCAAAGAC CCCCCATAGGTAGCATCTCGTCTATGGAAGTGAATGTGGACACACTGGAGCAGGTGGAATTTATTGACCTTGCCGATCAAGATGGAGCAGATGTGTTCTTGCCTTGTGAGGACTCTCCACCAACCCCCCAGATGTCTG GAGTGGACAGCCATCCAGAGGAGCTGAGCCTGCCGGTACCCACGCCAGACAGGACTACATCCCGGacctcctccttgtcctctgaCTCATCCAATCTGCGCAGTCCAAATCCAAGTGAAGGGGGAGCAGACACCCCCTTGGCACAGTCAGATGAGGAGGATGGGGGTGATGGAGGGGCAGAGCCTGGACCCTGCAGCTAG
- the Sys1 gene encoding protein SYS1 homolog, with translation MVARRLRADGVAALSGASGCRAPLAGMAGQFRSYVWDPLLILSQIVLMQTVYYGSLGLWLALVDALMRSSPSLDQMFDAEILGFSTPPGRLSMMSFVLNALTCALGLLYFIRRGKQCLDFTVTVHFFHLLGCWLYSSRFPSALTWWLVQAVCIALMAVIGEYLCMRTQLKEIPLSSAPKSSV, from the exons ATG GTAGCCCGACGGCTGCGGGCCGATGGCGTGGCTGCGCTGAGCGGCGCGAGTGGCTGCCGAGCCCCGCTGGCCGGCATGGCGGGCCAGTTTCGCAGCTACGTGTGGGATCCATTGCTGATCCTGTCGCAGATCGTGCTCATGCAGACGGTGTACTACGGCTCGCTGGGCCTGTGGCTAGCGCTGGTGGACGCGCTGATGCGCAGCAGCCCTTCGCTGGACCAGATGTTCGACGCGGAG ATCCTGGGCTTTTCCACCCCTCCAGGCCGGCTCTCAATGATGTCCTTCGTCCTCAACGCCCTTACCTG TGCCCTGGGCTTGCTGTACTTCATCCGGCGAGGGAAGCAGTGTCTGGATTTCACTGTGactgtccatttctttcacctCCTGGGCTGTTGGCTCTACAGCTCCCGCTTCCCCTCGGCGCTGACCTGGTGGCTGGTCCAGGCTGTGTGCATTGCACTCATGGCCGTCATCGGGGAATACCTGTGCATGCGGACGCAACTCAAGGAGATCCCCCTCAGCTCAGCCCCTAAATCCAGTGTCTAG